The genomic interval GTTCTAGCAATAATAGCTGTTATCGTTTTGGCTAGCTTCCTCACGCTTCTAGCAGTTTATCCTCTCGGCATCCAGGCTGTCATCCTTGGAGGCACAAAAGACGTCTGGGCATACTCCGACGGGAAGCCGGTTAGCGGGGCTGTCCAGGTCTACGCTTCTAATGAGACTGTTTACTGTTTTCCCGGAATTGTCGAGCTGAGGAATAGCGGCATAGCTGGCCTGCCCTACACGCTAGGCGTGTCTCTTAGGCCAAGTTCCGGCCTCGAGTTTCTCGAGGTTAGGGCTAATGGTAGCATGGTGCTAGGTTTTGGCCCTGGCCTAAACTATTCTGGTAGTCTGAGGCTTGATCCGGGGTCCAGTGTAAAGCTAGATCTATGTCTAAGGGCCGGCAGGCAAGGCTCCTTCATGCTGACATTTGTGGACCCGAGGTATGAGCGTGCTACGATGAGCGTGGTCACTTTTTCCTATGTTCTTGTCGACTGGTGGAACAACTCTTTCACGAGGCGGATAACTCTGGCCCCTACTGTTTCTAGGGAAGGCTTGGCACTCTTCGAGATTACTGCGGATGGCACCGTGTACGTGAACGGGAAGCCTGTGAGGAAGGTTTCGAGCCTGGAGGGTGTCGAGGCTAATGGGCTGGCTGTTGTCTTGAAGAGCGGTGGGGCCCGTTACCTTGTCCCATTCCAGGTCGAGTCTTGGGCAAAAAGACCTGACGGCGTCCTATATCCGGCCAGAATTAAGAGTGGACGTGAGCAGATGTGGGGATATGATAGGCTCGTCTTCTCCGCGTACCTAACAAATGGTTCACGCATAGAGATCTATCTTGGAGGACGCCTGACAGCAAACTTTACTGGAGGCGTAGAGGTTAGGGGCGACACAGTTGTCTTCGGCTCTGAGCGCGCCACGCTTAACGAGTGGGGCTTTTTCAGCGAGGGCTGGGGTGTCAACCTCTCGGGCTACATTGTCTACCCGTACCAGGCCAGGCGTATAGGGTACAGCGACGCTGGCACGTGGAGACAGCTGGTTAGTGGGCCTGTCCGGACTATTTCCTGGTTTAATACTTCTGGCTTCTCAGACTACAGGATAGAGTCCGCGGTAGCCTTCTGGGGTAGGGGGGTAAACGCTACACAGATGTATGTCTGGCCCAGTGTCGACTTTAGGGGCATTGTTTTGGAGTGGGTCTCGCCAATAATATACATGGGCAAGGGCTGGACAATGAGCTTCGACTGTGGAACCACGTGTAGCTCGCTTCCAGTAAAGGTGTTGCCGGGCAACGAGACAAGGGTCCAGCTTTGCCGGGACTTCTTTACGCCTGGAGGCGCACGGTACGGCTACTTCCATATCGCGCTAGTCAAGGCTCCACTAGCAGAAATAAGGAGCATGGCCGCGAGCTTTTCGAGCTTCCCGGGTGGCTAGGCGTGAGGAGGATTGAGGCGCTCCTGCTTGCTGTGCTTTTATGTGTAGGCGCTTTAGCGGCAATCACTATAACGAATGTAAATGAGTGGCACGTCCAGGCGACCCAGCCGCCCGTAAAGAAAATTGCCGGTAGGGACCTTGGGAACCCAGCCTACGGCGTTAAGTCTGGTAGAGTATATTCGAGTATCGAGGACGGCTTAAATGTTACATACGTTGAGGTGTCAGTTCCAAGGTGTCACAGGGCAACTTTTAGCCCTGTGCTTAACGTTAGTGGTTCTGGTGTTTCTGCTAAGCTTTTCGCTGAGAGTGTTTCCGGTAGCTATGCTGGCCAGCTAAATGCCTCTATAACCCTCGGAGCCAACCTACAGGTAGTAGTGTCCAGGGGCACAATAACCCAGCAGACAGGGACACCCGTCACCATAAGCGGACAAACAAGCCTAAGCCTACAGGTGGCTGTCGGCTCTGGAGCACCGCTAGGCGTCGAGGTGGCCCGGATATATACGTGGCTATACTTCAACTACTCCACGGCAAAGGCACGCCAAAAAATAGTATGGATAGTCAAGACCCTCCCCACTCCGCCCAGAGTAGTCCTCTTCTACGACGGGTTCGAAAGTGGAACATTGGCGGGCTGGACAAGTACAACCTATGCATATGTAGAACAGAAAAACTATGATGTAACAGTCACTGAGACATGCTACACAAGAACACCAACTCCCCGAACGATTACAGATACAACTAGACCCGTGGCGGGGTCATGGCTGGCATGGATAGGCTTCGGGAACCAGGTGACCTGTGAACCAGTTCCAGCGAGGGACGATTATCTCAGGCGTTCCATTAGTGTGCCGTCGAGCATTGACGGCGTCGAAGTGAAATATGTAAATGCGACTTTCTGGTGGCGCTTCTTGACGTGGGACTCTGCAAACTACGACTATATTACTCTTTCTCTTAGCAAGGGCACAACAACCTTCTACTGGAAGAACGGATACAACCCCAACTCGGGAAACAATTATGGCCCATTCAGGGACACTGGCTGGCAGAGGAATAGCACGTTTTTCAGTGGGGTTGCAGGCTCCACGATAACTCTCAGTTTCTTACTGCACACGTATAGCGACCAATATTACAGGAGCTGGCTATACATAGACGAAGTATACGTGGTCGCGTACTTTGACTGCATTTCTGCAAGCCAGGATCCATCCCTAGACGTTGCAGGGAGTGCCCCAGCAAGCTCCTTGAGCCTCACATCTACACTTCACACTCGCCAAGACAATGCTACATGTGTTGCCTGTAGAGGCTAGTTAAAATATAGTTTTTGCAAAGTATTTTCTCCTTCTTCATTTTATTTTAGCGTGCGCAAGAGGCTAAATGAGTGCTAGGAGAAACTGCGGGAAAAGTTGGGTTCCGTGTGGGGTGGCATGCTGTATGGGTTTAGCCATGTGGCTAAGTTTGCTGGTATAAGTTTTGAGGAGTTTGTTAGGAAGCTTTTTACCGGGATCTTAGACGGAGGGGGATCATTGGGAAAGGAAAAATGCTGGTAAGTGCGAGGATAGATGGTGAGGAGATTGACATGTTTCTTGACGAGCCCTTGATTGTGGGTGAGATAACTAGCTATGCTGGGGGCGTTGATGAGGTGTTTAAGTTGCTTAGGAGAGCGAGGCTCGTAGAGGAGAAGTATGGTAAGGCTTCGCGAAAGGTGTTGGTTGTATTGACGGCTCCCAGGAAGGTGGCAAGGGAGATTAGGAGGGTTGCTAGGGAAAACGGAGTCGAGGTTATTATTGGGAAAATTACTGTGGCGCCGAAGGAGTAACTTTTTGCTAGGTTTGCTGGTTTTCTTCTTTTAGCTCGCTCATTGCTATGCCACGCATGATGGAGGCGTAGATTAGTAGTTTCCATACTTCTGGGACTGTGGCTCCGTATTCGCTTACAAGTTTTCTTGCGATTTCTCTGAGCTCGTCTGCTTCTTCGAGTGTTAGTTTTTCCTTTTGGATTAGCTCTTTCATTCTTTCGGCTTCCTCCTTTGTGAGGGGGTTGGTGAAGGTTCTGGCGGAGAGCCTTAGTAACTCGTTTTTGATGAATGCGACGTCTCTTGGTTCGAGTATCTTTTTGAATCCCAGGAACTCTGCGAAGAATTCTGTCTGGTTTCTTGTCGAGACGGCTATCTCGTTCATGTTTCTGGCTATGAGGTTTATGCGTTCCTCTATTCGGTTTAGCCTTTCGTTGCTCTGGGCAAACTGTTTATCTATGTTGCTGAACTTCTCGTCCATCTGAGCGAGAATGCCTTTGACCGTGCGAAATTGTTCATCGAACTGCGCCAGTTTCTGGTTAGCTTGGGCAAGGCTTGTCTCGATTTGGTGGAGTTTAGCATCGTGCTGGGTTATTTTTTCTTTCACGTAGGTGAGACTTGTTTCCATTTGTGTAAGCTTCTCGTCCATAAGTGTCATTTTTTCTTCAATTTTGTGAAACTTTTCGTCATGCTGGGCTAGATGCTTCTCGATTTGGACAAACCTATTCTCGACTTGGTCAAATCGCTTGTCTACTTGGGCAAATTTCTCGTCGATTAGTGTGAACCTTGCCTCTATTCTTGCGAATTTTCTTCCTAGCCAGTATGCAAGGGAGAGAGCAGATGCTCCAACAGTCAGTATTAGGCTTGCAACTTCGACGAGGAAGGGATTCTCGGCCACTAAATATCCCTAATCATATATTTGGAAAACTATATTTAAGGGTTACCTTGCTCATTCATTTGAGAAATTAAAATCTAGGGGAAACTTTTGAAGGAATGAAACTTCTTTACGGTTGTTATGGTGCCTCTTCTATCCTGACCCTTACGTTCCGTATTCCTCCTTGGGCGTATAGGTTTAGGGTTATTTCCTGTCCTATTCCCTTTTCTCTGAGCTTCGCTACCAGGTCGCCTATTCCCTGTATTTCTTTTCCGTCTGTGCCTATGACTACGTGTCCGGGCCGAATGCCTGCTCTGGCTGCGGGGCTTCCCGGAACCACTCTTATTATTAGTACGCCGGCTGGTTTTGATAGGCCAAGCTGGTATGCTATTACTGGGTTTACGTCTAGCCCGTATATTCCTATCCAGGGTCTGAGTATTCTGCCATATTTTTCTATCTGGCTCAGGGAGTATTTTACCTCGTTTATGGGAATAGCGAAGCCTATGCCCTGCGCGAACGGAATCATTGCCGTTGTTATTCCTATAGCTTTTCCCTCTAGGTCTATTAAGGGTCCCCCACTGTTTCCAGGGTTTACTGGCGCGTCTGTCTGTATGAGGTTCTCGTAGATTTTTCCCTCTGTCCTCAGGTTTCTTCCAAGCCCGCTTATCACGCCGAATGTCAGGCTGGGGCCTCCCAATACTTGTCCAAATGGGTTGCCGATGGCTATAACGAATTGTCCAACCTTTAGCTCGTCAGAGTCTCCCAGCGGTAGGGGTTTAAGGTTGTCGCGTGGGATTTTGAGGAAAGCTATGTCGTAGTGGGGGTCTATGTCTATAATTGTTGCTTCTACGTTTTCTCCGCTTGAAAGTGTCACGGTTATATGTTCATAGCCCTCGACCACGTGGGCGTTTGTAACCACTATGCCTCTTTCGTCTACTATGAATCCCGAGCCGAGACCTGAAACAGGCTCCCTTATAAACAGGAAATCTAGGATTTTGACAGCGGTTATGCTTACAACGCTGTCTTTTACCTTTTCATAAAGCTCTATAACCCTTTTTTGCAATTCTTCAACCAGGTCGATCGCCTAGCTATTAGGAGCATTTTTGACTAAAATCTTTAGCTTTTAACAATTGCCTTTGATAGGAAATATTTATAGCTTGAGGGCTTCTTCTACTCGTTGTGTCGAGTAGCAGTGATAAAAGAACTATTGCCCTGCTGTCATGGTACAATTTGACTAGTAGTTTTGCTGGAAACCTTGTGGCACCGTTCCTTTCTATCTTTTTCTACCAGCTGGCCGGAAACAAGTTTTTCCAGACGAGCATCGCGAGCCAGTCGTCAGTAATAATCTCAGTGGTAATGGGCCTATTCTGGGCAAGGCTTTCAGACGTTAAGGGCCATAGGAAGAGGTATATACAGCTCGGCATATTGACTGGCATTCTCTCGTCTATTGCACTGAGCTTTGTAGACAACATTGAGACTGCTATACTTGTCCAAGTATTGGGAGCGTTCACTGGCAGTGCTAGTGGTGCAGCCTTTTCTGCCCTTATGGCCGAGAAGCTCCGCGACCAACGCGGAGCGAGGCTCGGAATATACAACGCGGCAGGCGTAATTGGAGGCTTCACGGGGAGCCTTGTCTCAGGTTTACTGTATAACACTCTTGGATTCAGGTGGCTTCTGAGGCTAAATGCTCTACTAAGCATCATCCCCCTTTTCTTGATTGGACTTATCGATGAGGACCAGAACGGCAACAACAAGGCTAGCCTAAAAGGCTTCTTGAGACTTCCAAGAATACCCAGAAGATTCTGGAAGCTTTACCTAGCCAGGATAATTCTAACGCTCCCAGGCGCCTTCAGCGGCGGCATATTTGCAATCTACTTTGTAAAGTTTCTCGCTGGTCCGCCAGAGGCATGGTCCGTCTTGATAGCCGTAACTACCCTTTTTGGGCTAGCTTCTATACCCTACGGTAAGCTGGCAGACAGGCTGTCTACGAGGAAAATGTTTACGATGGCTGGGCTTGGTTGGACCCTGCTCTATCTCGGCTACTACCTGTCTCCTAACTATTTGTGGTTCTCTGTGTTCTTCGTTATACCCGTGTGGCCGGCCTTCTGGCTCGCCTATTCGAAGGCGCTCATGGATCTTAGCGACGAGTCTGAGCGTGCAACGTTCTATGCATTTGAGGGAACCCTTTCCACGATATTTGGTTCTCTTGTTGGCATCTTTGCGGGCTACTTGGCTGACCAGTTTGCGCCTAGGACCCTTTTCCTCCTCTCGGCCTTGGCGGCTGTAGCTGGCACCGTAGCGGCTAACTTGTTGCTGGAAAAATAGGTCTCTGTTTTAAGGAGAGCTACACATAATAATTAATATGCTCTGGGTTTTCTATGTAGAGTTGAGCGTGATGTTGCTAGATGTAAGGGATCTAGAGGTAGATGTTGGCGGCCGCGAGGTGCTTAGAGGCGTCAATCTTTCAATGGGAGAATCGGAGATACATTTCTTGCTGGGGCCAAACGCCGCTGGCAAAACTACCCTGCTTTCAGCTATAGCGGGTGTCCCGAGGGTCTCTATAAGAAGGGGAAAAATATTGTTCGACGGGAAAGATGTGACATTCACGCCTCTCGACGAGAGGGCAAGGCTAGGAATAGCTCTTGCATACCAGTTGCCTCCAGAGCTTGTAGGCGTATCGCTCCGAAGCCTAGCTAGACTACTCTCAGATAGATTCAATACAGCCGAATATGTCGAGAAGCTAGCAAAAATGCTTGACCTAGAACGCTTGCTCGACAGGGAATCCTTCAGGGGGTTTAGTGGCGGGGAGCGCAAAAGGGCCGAGCTCTTCCTCATATCTCTCATGCGTCCCAGGCTCGCCCTCCTAGACGAGCCAGACAGCGGTGTAGACATCGACAGCCTAAACCTAATTGCAGAGGCGATCAGATTCATTAATAAGGAGTTCGGGTCCTCTATTCTCATCGTTACACACACGAGGCTACTCATGGAGAAAGTGGAAGCCCAGAAGGCACATGTTCTCTGCAATGGGGGGATTGTTTTAGCGTCGTCACCGCGTAGAGTGCTGGAAGTGGTAGAAAAGACAGGGTATAAGGGTCTCTGCGGCGAGGGTGAGGAAAATGATTGATTTAGAGGAGGTTAAAAGGGCTTTAGAGAAGCCCTCACCTTATGGTCCAGACATTGACTTGTCTAGGTACAAGATAGACGAGGGAGGTATAATTTACAGGGAGCCTTCACAGGAGATTACTGAGTCTGCAAGAGAGAAGGTAGGCATCAGCGTTGAGCAGGCAACTTATCTGCAAGTGGGAGAAACCGTTTTTGCAAGGGCTATGGCGGAAAAGCTTTTCAAAGAATACAATGTGGTAGTCAAGCCCCTCTTTAAAGCCCTTAAGGAAGACAAGCTCGCAGAGAAACTTGCGTGGACCCTCTTGAGGCCCGACCAAGACAAGTACACCGCGTACGCTTACCTGTACGGGAAAGAAGCAGGCTACTACGTCTATGTGCCGCCAGGAACCAAGGTTCCCTTACCGATATATACTTGTCTAAGCCTTTTTACCGAGAACCAGGTCCAGACAACACACAACATTGTCTACCTTGACGAGGGCTCGGAAGCCATAATTACTACGGGATGCCTAGTCCCGCATGGCGTCAAAGGCGGGCTACATGTGGGGCTAAGCGAGTTCTACGTCGCTGAAAAGGCGAGGCTCATATATACAATGATTCATTCGTGGGGCGAAGGGACCCACGTCAGGCCTAGAACAGTTGTGAGAGTAAAGGAGGGGGGAGAATATGTCAGCTATTATTCTGTCTATAGCCCCGTCGCATCTATACAGACGTACCCAATGGTTCACCTTGAGAAGAAAGCCAGCGCAAAACTGGTCTCAGTCATTGCTGGCTCTGGCCCAGGAGTATATGACATTGGAGGAGGAGCAATCCTTGAAGGCGAGGGTAGCTCGGCAGAGCTGGTCTCTAGAACAATTTCCAGCAAGGGATCCCGCATAATTTCTAGGAGTAGCATTGAGGCCCTCGCAGGCGGCACAAAGGGGCACATAGAGTGCCTCGGAGTAATGCTCGATGACAGGTCGACGACAGAGACTATACCGATACTTAAGACCAGCGTTCAGGAGGTTGAACTCACGCATGAGGCCGCTATTGGAATGTTGTCAGGCGAGAAGCTCGAGTATCTTATGGCTAGGGGCTTTACCGAGGAAGAGGCCAGGAGCATACTCCTAAGGGGATACCTCACCCTCGAGGTAAAAGGCATACCTCCATCTGTTAAGGCGGAAATAGACAGGATAACAGACTACGTTATAAAGCATGCACTAGGCTAGACAGGAAAACGTTTGGGCTTTCTGCTTTGTACAAATAAAAGGGATGCTATTTTTTGTCAAACTTGAAAGGACTGACCTTTTGCCCGTGCATTGCCTCTAGAGCTTTGAGCCCCTGGGTTTGCTTGTCCATTATCTCAAAAAATTCTCTGGGAGTGTCTGGGATAGTGGAATATATCTTTGTAACTCTCTCGATTTTTTCGAGGAAGCCTTTGACACGTATTGTGAACATTTTCTCGTAGAGGTCTTCTTTGAATTCTTTCCCCAGCTCCCTTGCGAAGATTTCCCTTAGATCCTCGTATGTCGGGATATAGCCTACAGGCGTCTCTATGGCCTGAGCCTCGCCGTGGACTCTCTGCTCCATCCATTTTAGCCAGACAATCTTGTCCCTTTTCTCGGCTAGGAACTTTCCATCTTCACGTAGGAAATAGTTCACGCTGAATATCTTCGGAGACCTAGCAAGCTTCTTCTCAAATTCAAAGTGAAGAGCTGTAAAGGCTCCAACAGAGATTGGCAAGAAGTCAAGAATGGCGTAGGGGTTTAGCTCCATTACACCTACCTGGCCAAGGACAGCGGCTGTCCTTTCGCTTTCAAGCGATGCGCCCATTGTTACTATTCCGTGCTTCCAGTCGAAGGCCTCCAGGACGGGCGGCAGAGTCGAGGGGTCTCTGCCTCCAAAAATGAAGCCAGACACGGGGACGCCTTCCGGGTCGTCTATCCTTGGGTCAAGCTTCGACAAGTGCCTTATGCTGACAGTGAACCTCGCGTTTGGATGGGAGGGAAGTATTTCTTTTCCGTTTTCGTCCTTTTTTCCCGGCCACCATTCCCCAGCATAGTTGATGCCTTTTTTCGGCTCTCCTGGTTTCCCGCGCCACCAGACATTGCCGTCCTCCATCAGCAGGACGTTGCTAAATATTACTTCTGCAGAGGGGTTTACAAGTATGCTGTAAATTTCTGGGTCGTCCCGCGGATTCACATCATCTATGATTCCGAACATGCCAACTTCTGGGTTTACAGCCCTAGCCTCACCATTCACCGCATGTATTATTGCCAGGTCGTCTCCAACGACAGTGTCGGCAATCATAGCTGTAGAGGTTTTACCGCATCCTGCGGGATAGGCTCCCGTGAAGTAAGAGATTCTTCCACCCCTCCCCTTCACGCCAACAATGAACATGTGCTCTGCAAGCCAGACTTCCCTATAGCCCTTGTAGACAGCAAGCCTAAGCGCAAGCTTTTTCAGGCCAACAGTGTTGCCGGCGTACTGCGTGTTGACACTGTATACAGAGTTTCCCTCTAAGTCAATGAATATCCTCCTGTTTTCAACGTTCTTGCTCCAGCCGTTCTCGTCTCGCTCGCCGGCAGAATGGATAAAGAGCATATATTCCAGTTCTTCACCTTTCTCTACAAAGTCCCTGTAGCCGTTCCTGTAGAGAATTTCCTCGCTGTGAGCCACATAGGCAGAGTCAGTTATCTGGACACCGTAAAGAGACAGCTTGGAGTATCTAGGACCATAGAGGTAGAAGGACACAAACATTTCTTTTCCACTCATTACTCCCCTAAACAGCTTTCCTATCTCGGTTAGCCCAGCGTCACGGTCAAAGGTGTTGATGAGGGGGACCTGCCTGCCTCCAGGATAAAGTATCCTCGTATTCCCCTTGTCACGTGCAAGATCCTTTGGCCCATCAAAGTGCACTGTATGCATGGGATGCACTGTAGGATATTCCTCCCTGTTCTCAAGTGCCCTCTTACGGATATAGTCCTTGTCCTCGTCGCTCCCCGTATTTACATATATGCTTGCAGGCCTAGCTACCAGCGCCACCTCTGCTATGTCTCTCCAGAGCCTCGGGTTCTTGATCTCTTTGAGCCTATCTAGGTGCTCCTCACTGCAGAACGTTGCAAGTAGACGTAGAGGATCCTCTAGGGACTCCTTCTCAATTAAACCTGGGAATCTCACATTTACCTATATCAAGAACCTATTAAAAAATCTTAACATTGAGCGATATGGGATTATCTTGGAAAGGCAAAGGCTATACCTATCCTATAGGAAGCCATAAAGCTTAGACAAAAAATTAAAATGTTCCCGTGACTCTATATCCTGATGGGAGAAACAAGCCCTGTCGAATTTTTTGACGATTTTAATGGAGAAAGTGACCACTGGAACTATAGGACAGATAACTATGCATCGATTAGCCAGGAAAAAAGCATCCTAAGACTCTGCAGTGGCCCTACAGAGGCACTTTACTATTCAAACGCAGAGCTCTCGGACGGGCTATTCGATGACCTTCCCTGGGTCGAGAAAACATTTGAGGCAAAGCTAAGGATGACTGGGAACCATTATGGTAGCGCTGGCTGGGGCTTCTGGAACCACACGATGCAGTTCGACAAAAACATGTGTATGTGGTTTATCCACCTGCAGAGCAGGGGCCCATACATGTTTCAGGGCTTCTTTGCACAGGTAGGAAAACACCTCTATCCCATAAAGGTCTATAGGGGCAACATTGCACTTCTCAGCTATGCATCACGCTTGACACTTGGAAAGCTAGGTGTCCTCATACACTCCGCTAAACCGTCACTCCAGACGCTCGACCTCACTGAGTGGCACATCTACAAGGTTGAGTGGAGAAAAACAGGCGTAAACTTCCACATAGACGGCAACCAAGTTGCAAGGCTACCTCCGCCAGCCCAGGGGACAAAAGCCAGAGCAGACATCTGGATAGACAATGCTGTATTTGGCTATAACCCGAGGGACGCTGGAAGAGTCTATAGGCACCTTACACAGGAAAACAGGAACACAACATGTATAGAAGTAGACTACGTGAAGATCTACTAGGGACAAAAATGACTCCCTACCGCCTTATCCTCCTGCAAAGAGAATATATCTCACTCAAGACGAGACACGGGGATGAACTTGCAAATAGATCACTCAGTCGTCCCAATCGTTAAGATATACGTTCTGAGGCTCTCTAGAGAAGCATACCTGGACCTATACCACCACATATCAGAAAAGTACCCACTAGAGGCTTGCGGAATACTCCTTGGAAGAATAGAAAACGGTATAGCGATAGTTACGAGGATACTCCCCCTCAGAAACATAAAAGAATCAAGGACAGAGTTCTGGATAGACGAAAAAGAATGGATAGGAAAAATACTCGAAGCACAGAAACAGGGCCTAGAATACATCGGCCTGTACCACAGCCACCCAGACGCGGAGCCCCTTCCCTCGCCGTCCGACAGGCACAGGATGCTCGAGTGTCCAGGAGAAGTATGGCTCATAGTGGGCTACTCCCCCTCGAGCCTCACTATGGCTGCATACAGGGTCGGAGATGACGGCTATTCTTTGCTTTCGCTACAGGTTCAAAAAAGTATCTAGCAAAGGCTCTTAGACACATTTGGATTTGTGAAGTCAATTACCATATTTACAAATAAGTTTTTATTCCAATAGATTTTGACCTATCTATATAGCAGTCTAAAGATAGCTCTCAAGTATAGATAAAAAAGTTTTAATTCCACCGTTAATTCCTTTAGCTGAATTGTCTTCGAGGGAAGAAGAATTCCTAACCTAAAGGGTATAGCATATGAGCCGTCACAATCTCGAGAATTACAGGGAAAAAGTGCTTGAAGGGTCTGTCATAGTTACTTTGCTGAGCCTAGGAGCTGGCCCGATGGTTGCACAGCTGGTTAACGTCATGTATAGTGTCTTGAATTCTTTTTGGCTTGTTCTCTATGACCAGTTGACTGTAGCTGTTCCAAGGCAGGTTTTTCCTGTTCAGATGCTTTTCGGAGCATTGAACTCTCTTGTTTCAACTGCTGGGGCGGCTTTTGTCTCGCAGTATATGGGTGCAGGCATGTATCGTGAAGTGAAGAGGGAATCCTCTAGGATTTTGACAGCGTCATTAATAATTGGGGTCTCAGTTGCTACGTTATTCTTGGCTTTGCGGGACTACATTTTCACTTATATCGTGGCTACCCCGCCCGAGATAAGGGATGAAGTTATGCGCTACACGCTTGTCTCAGGGTTTAACATTATTTTATCTAGCATCTCAATGTCTCTCAGCCTTGTTATAAACAGTATTGGTGAAACTAGGCTTCCCTCCTTGATTAACATCGCCTCTGTAACTGTGAACACGGTTCTGGACCCCGTTTTTATCCTTGGTATTGGCTTTGTTCCTAGATTCGGGGCAATGGGAGCCGCTCTTACTGACACTATCGGCTTATCCTTGTCGATAATCGGCCTTTACACATTGATTAAAAGGAGGATACCCGAGGCTATGCCTTCGCTGGTTCTTGATTTTCCAAGGGAATGGCTTGTAAAAGTTCTCCGGATCGGGGGGCCCGTCACGCTTTCAATGTCTACAAATAGCCTTGCATTTATCATCCAGCAGAGAATGGTGAATGAGTTCGGTGTCCTAGTGACCACGGCATATTCTATAGGCATGATAGTTCTAGACTTGGCCGACGGGATAATGTGGGGCCTGCTGGGGTCAATAGCCATAATCGTTGGACAAAGCCTTGGAGCCGGAAACATAAAACGTGCAAGGGAGGCGGCAATTAAGGGAACACTCTTCGTAGCGTCTATTGTTGCCCTAGGAGTGACAGTTATCTACCCCTTCAGGCTCTCCATAATAAGTGTATTCACCTCCAACCCACAGGTACAATCGCTTTCGATGGAGTTTCTAGACACTATACTTGTTGGGCTTCCCTTCTTCGCAATGTTTATTGCCGGGATGAATATTGGGAGGGGCTCTGGCAGCACGCTTATCCCCACAGTCCTCGGGATGTTTAGGCTGTGGGCTCTCAGAATAGCTCTTTCATATCTACTTGCATTCCTAATGGGTATGGGTCCCAGGGGCCTGTGGATAGGCATAATGCT from Thermofilum adornatum carries:
- a CDS encoding Mov34/MPN/PAD-1 family protein, with protein sequence MNLQIDHSVVPIVKIYVLRLSREAYLDLYHHISEKYPLEACGILLGRIENGIAIVTRILPLRNIKESRTEFWIDEKEWIGKILEAQKQGLEYIGLYHSHPDAEPLPSPSDRHRMLECPGEVWLIVGYSPSSLTMAAYRVGDDGYSLLSLQVQKSI
- a CDS encoding S1C family serine protease, with product MQKRVIELYEKVKDSVVSITAVKILDFLFIREPVSGLGSGFIVDERGIVVTNAHVVEGYEHITVTLSSGENVEATIIDIDPHYDIAFLKIPRDNLKPLPLGDSDELKVGQFVIAIGNPFGQVLGGPSLTFGVISGLGRNLRTEGKIYENLIQTDAPVNPGNSGGPLIDLEGKAIGITTAMIPFAQGIGFAIPINEVKYSLSQIEKYGRILRPWIGIYGLDVNPVIAYQLGLSKPAGVLIIRVVPGSPAARAGIRPGHVVIGTDGKEIQGIGDLVAKLREKGIGQEITLNLYAQGGIRNVRVRIEEAP
- a CDS encoding SufB/SufD family protein, whose translation is MIDLEEVKRALEKPSPYGPDIDLSRYKIDEGGIIYREPSQEITESAREKVGISVEQATYLQVGETVFARAMAEKLFKEYNVVVKPLFKALKEDKLAEKLAWTLLRPDQDKYTAYAYLYGKEAGYYVYVPPGTKVPLPIYTCLSLFTENQVQTTHNIVYLDEGSEAIITTGCLVPHGVKGGLHVGLSEFYVAEKARLIYTMIHSWGEGTHVRPRTVVRVKEGGEYVSYYSVYSPVASIQTYPMVHLEKKASAKLVSVIAGSGPGVYDIGGGAILEGEGSSAELVSRTISSKGSRIISRSSIEALAGGTKGHIECLGVMLDDRSTTETIPILKTSVQEVELTHEAAIGMLSGEKLEYLMARGFTEEEARSILLRGYLTLEVKGIPPSVKAEIDRITDYVIKHALG
- a CDS encoding ATP-binding cassette domain-containing protein, encoding MLLDVRDLEVDVGGREVLRGVNLSMGESEIHFLLGPNAAGKTTLLSAIAGVPRVSIRRGKILFDGKDVTFTPLDERARLGIALAYQLPPELVGVSLRSLARLLSDRFNTAEYVEKLAKMLDLERLLDRESFRGFSGGERKRAELFLISLMRPRLALLDEPDSGVDIDSLNLIAEAIRFINKEFGSSILIVTHTRLLMEKVEAQKAHVLCNGGIVLASSPRRVLEVVEKTGYKGLCGEGEEND
- a CDS encoding family 16 glycosylhydrolase yields the protein MGETSPVEFFDDFNGESDHWNYRTDNYASISQEKSILRLCSGPTEALYYSNAELSDGLFDDLPWVEKTFEAKLRMTGNHYGSAGWGFWNHTMQFDKNMCMWFIHLQSRGPYMFQGFFAQVGKHLYPIKVYRGNIALLSYASRLTLGKLGVLIHSAKPSLQTLDLTEWHIYKVEWRKTGVNFHIDGNQVARLPPPAQGTKARADIWIDNAVFGYNPRDAGRVYRHLTQENRNTTCIEVDYVKIY
- a CDS encoding phosphoenolpyruvate carboxykinase (GTP), with product MRFPGLIEKESLEDPLRLLATFCSEEHLDRLKEIKNPRLWRDIAEVALVARPASIYVNTGSDEDKDYIRKRALENREEYPTVHPMHTVHFDGPKDLARDKGNTRILYPGGRQVPLINTFDRDAGLTEIGKLFRGVMSGKEMFVSFYLYGPRYSKLSLYGVQITDSAYVAHSEEILYRNGYRDFVEKGEELEYMLFIHSAGERDENGWSKNVENRRIFIDLEGNSVYSVNTQYAGNTVGLKKLALRLAVYKGYREVWLAEHMFIVGVKGRGGRISYFTGAYPAGCGKTSTAMIADTVVGDDLAIIHAVNGEARAVNPEVGMFGIIDDVNPRDDPEIYSILVNPSAEVIFSNVLLMEDGNVWWRGKPGEPKKGINYAGEWWPGKKDENGKEILPSHPNARFTVSIRHLSKLDPRIDDPEGVPVSGFIFGGRDPSTLPPVLEAFDWKHGIVTMGASLESERTAAVLGQVGVMELNPYAILDFLPISVGAFTALHFEFEKKLARSPKIFSVNYFLREDGKFLAEKRDKIVWLKWMEQRVHGEAQAIETPVGYIPTYEDLREIFARELGKEFKEDLYEKMFTIRVKGFLEKIERVTKIYSTIPDTPREFFEIMDKQTQGLKALEAMHGQKVSPFKFDKK
- a CDS encoding MFS transporter, yielding MSSSSDKRTIALLSWYNLTSSFAGNLVAPFLSIFFYQLAGNKFFQTSIASQSSVIISVVMGLFWARLSDVKGHRKRYIQLGILTGILSSIALSFVDNIETAILVQVLGAFTGSASGAAFSALMAEKLRDQRGARLGIYNAAGVIGGFTGSLVSGLLYNTLGFRWLLRLNALLSIIPLFLIGLIDEDQNGNNKASLKGFLRLPRIPRRFWKLYLARIILTLPGAFSGGIFAIYFVKFLAGPPEAWSVLIAVTTLFGLASIPYGKLADRLSTRKMFTMAGLGWTLLYLGYYLSPNYLWFSVFFVIPVWPAFWLAYSKALMDLSDESERATFYAFEGTLSTIFGSLVGIFAGYLADQFAPRTLFLLSALAAVAGTVAANLLLEK